Proteins encoded within one genomic window of Oryza brachyantha chromosome 7, ObraRS2, whole genome shotgun sequence:
- the LOC102711713 gene encoding uncharacterized protein LOC102711713, translating to MAVARAGMAAWVVAAAAACALWAAVAVEARSPAARVHRHLKRLNKPAVKSIESPDGDIIDCVHISHQPAFDHPLLKNHTLQMRPVYHPEGLYDDDKRSVASDNAGEKPMLQLWHQKGRCPEGTVPIRRTKKDDLLRASSLRQYGRKRHTAVNPMSIDPNMLNEGGHQHAIAYVEGDKYYGAKATINVWEPKIQQPNEFSLSQLWILGGSFGEDLNSIEAGWQVSPDLYGDNNTRLFTYWTSDAYQATGCYNILCSGFIQINSEIAMGASIFPISNIAGSQYDISILIWKDPKEGNWWMQFGKEYVLGYWPSFLFSYLANSASMIEWGGEVVNSEPDGAHTSTQMGSGQFPEEGFGKASYFKNIQVVDSSNQLKAPRGVGTYTEQSSCYDVQNGNNGDWGTYFYYGGPGKNSNCP from the exons ATGGCGGTGGCGCGAGCGGGGATGGCGGCGTGggtggtggccgcggcggcggcctgcgcGCTGTGGGCGGCCGTCGCGGTGGAGGccaggtcgccggcggcgagggttcACCGGCACCTCAAGAGGCTCAACAAGCCTGCGGTCAAGAGCATCGAG AGCCCAGATGGAGACATCATCGACTGCGTGCACATCTCCCACCAACCTGCATTTGATCATCCTCTACTCAAGAACCACACTCTCCAG ATGAGGCCGGTCTACCACCCTGAAGGCTTGTATGATGATGACAAGAGAAGTGTGGCCTCTGACAATGCCGGCGAGAAGCCGATGCTCCAGCTATGGCATCAGAAGGGGAGATGCCCGGAGGGCACTGTCCCAATCAGGAGAACCAAGAAGGATGACCTGCTCAGAGCAAGCTCATTGCGCCAGTATGGCAGGAAACGGCATACCGCCGTGAATCCGATGTCCATTGATCCCAACATGCTCAATGAGGGTGGCCACCAA CATGCCATAGCGTACGTCGAGGGGGATAAGTACTATGGTGCCAAGGCCACCATTAATGTGTGGGAACCCAAGATTCAGCAGCCTAACGAGTTCAGTCTGTCCCAGCTGTGGATCTTGGGGGGATCATTTGGTGAGGATCTCAACAGCATCGAGGCCGGGTGGCAG GTTAGCCCGGATCTCTATGGAGACAACAACACTAGGCTGTTCACATACTGGACA AGTGATGCTTACCAAGCAACAGGGTGCTACAACATATTGTGCTCCGGTTTCATTCAGATCAATAGCGAGATCGCCATGGGCGCGAGCATCTTCCCCATCTCGAACATCGCCGGCTCGCAGTATGATATCAGTATACTTATATGGAAG GACCCAAAGGAAGGCAACTGGTGGATGCAGTTCGGCAAGGAGTATGTTCTGGGCTACTGGCCATCCTTCCTCTTCTCCTACCTCGCCAACAGCGCGTCGATGATCGAAtggggcggggaggtggtgaaCTCGGAGCCCGACGGCGCGCACACGTCGACGCAGATGGGGAGCGGGCAGTTCCCGGAGGAAGGGTTCGGGAAGGCGAGCTACTTCAAGAACATCCAGGTGGTGGACAGCAGCAACCAGCTGAAGGCGCCCAGGGGGGTGGGCACCTACACCGAGCAGTCCAGCTGCTACGACGTGCAGAACGGCAACAATGGCGACTGGGGCACCTACTTCTACTACGGTGGCCCGGGGAAGAACTCAAACTGCCCATGA
- the LOC102711990 gene encoding aminopeptidase P2, giving the protein MAIEAARLSPSLTAAFLGPPLRRALPLQLPRLRLRRRLSLAAAAGGDDGPRAVALPSSELRKRRGASSSSSSAAAGSGGDERLRSLRGLFARPDIAIDAYIVPSQDAHQSEFIAECFMRRAYLTGFTGSAGTAVVTKDKAALWTDGRYFLQAEKELSHDWTLMRSGNHGVPTTSEWLKEVLPSGCRVGIDPFLFSFDAAEELKDAIFEKNHELVLIRELNLVDEIWGEARPEPPKQKTRVHGIKYAGIDVPSKLSSVRSQLADDGCDAVVISLLDEVAWLLNMRGSDVPNSPVFYSYLIVEDKTATLFVDNNKVSEDVLEHLEKAGVKLKPYEAILSDVERLAQSGKKLWLDSSSINAAIVNVFRASCDRHVNKRGKAGRQSGKESPSGEPGSGSSGVQNGNLQALYKVSPVTLAKAVKNEAEIEGMKSSHIRDAAALAEFWCWLEGEVRESVLHTEVQVSEKLLEFRQKQDGFIDTSFDTISGYGANGAIIHYRPTPESCSSVGSDNLFLLDSGAQYIDGTTDITRTVHFGEPSPRQKECFTKVLQGHIALDQAVFPERTPGFVLDVLARSSLWKIGLDYRHGTGHGVGAALNVHEGPQSISYRYGNLTALQKGMIVSNEPGYYEDNSFGIRIENLLLVKEVNLPNSFGGVSYLGFEKLTFVPIQSKLIDLSLLSPSEINWINEYHEEVWEKVSPLLSGDSLDWLRKNTRPL; this is encoded by the exons ATGGCGATCGAAGCAGCGCGCCTCTCCCCGTccctcaccgccgccttcctcggccctcctctccgccgcgccctcccgctccagctcccgcgcctccgcctccgccgccgcctctccctcgccgccgcggcgggcggggacgacggccctcgcgccgtcgccctcccctcctcggAGCTCCGCAAGCGCCggggcgcctcctcctcctcctcctccgcggcggctGGTTCCGGCGGGGACGAGAGGCTCCGCTCGCTCCGCGGCCTCTTCGCGCGGCCCGACATCGCCATCGACGCCTACATCGTCCCCTCGCAGGACGCCCACCAG AGTGAGTTCATAGCAGAATGCTTCATGAGACGTGCTTACCTTACTGGGTTCACTGGTAGTGCTGGTACGGCTGTGGTCACAAAAGATAAAGCTGCCCTTTGGACCGATGGGCGGTACTTTCTCCAG GCTGAGAAAGAACTGAGCCATGACTGGACACTCATGCGCAGTGGAAATCATGGTGTTCCTACCACCAGCGAGTGGTTGAAAGAGGTCTTACCATCTGGTTGCCGAGTTGGCATTGACCCG TTTCTTTTCTCATTCGATGCAGCTGAAGAATTAAAAGATGCTATTTTTGAAAAGAACCATGAGTTAGTTTTGATTAGGGAATTGAATCTAGTTGACGAGATATGGGGAGAAGCAAGGCCAGAGCCCCCGAAACAAAAAACTAGGGTGCATGGAATCAAATATGCTGGTATCGATGTGCCATCAAAATTGTCCTCTGTTAGATCACAGCTTGCTGATGATGGGTGTGATGCTGTGGTTATTTCATTGCTTGACGAAGTTGCATGGTTGTTGAACATG AGAGGAAGTGATGTTCCAAACTCACCTGTATTTTATAGCTACCTTATTGTGGAGGATAAAACCGCTACCTTATTTGTGGATAACAACAAAGTATCTGAAGATGTTTTAGAGCACCTTGAAAAGGCTGGTGTAAAACTAAAACCGTATGAAGCGATTTTGTCTGATGTTGAAAG ATTGGCACAGAGTGGCAAAAAGCTTTGGTTGGATTCTTCAAGTATTAATGCTGCCATAGTCAATGTATTTAGAGCAAGCTGTGACAGACATGTGAATAAGAGAGGAAAAGCAGGGAGACAAAGTGGAAAAGAATCACCTTCAGGTGAGCCAGGTTCTGGAAGCTCTGGCGTTCAAAATGGAAATTTACAGGCTCTGTACAAAGTTTCACCAGTCACCCTAGCCAAGGCAGTTAAGAATGAGGCTGAGATCGAGGGTATGAAGAGTTCACACATAAG AGATGCTGCTGCTTTAGCAGAATTCTGGTGCTGGCTAGAGGGGGAAGTTCGTGAAAGTGTACTACATACAGAAGTGCAAGTTTCTGAAAAGCTTCTTGAATTTCGTCAAAAGCAAGACGGCTTTATAGATACAAGCTTTGACACTATCAGTG GTTATGGTGCAAATGGCGCTATAATACACTACAGACCAACTCCAGAGAGCTGCAGCTCTGTTGGAAGCGACAATCTCTTTCTGTTAGATAGTGGTGCTCAATATATTGATGGAACTACTGACATAACAAGGACTGTTCACTTTGGTGAACCTTCCCCAAGGCAGAAGGAATGCTTCACTAAAGTTTTGCAG GGGCATATAGCTCTTGATCAGGCAGTATTTCCAGAGAGAACTCCTGGCTTTGTACTAGATGTTCTTGCACGCTCATCTCTGTGGAAGATTGGGTTGGACTACAGACATG GCACAGGTCATGGAGTTGGAGCAGCATTAAATGTTCATGAGGGCCCTCAGAGCATAAGCTATCGGTATGGAAATTTGACAGCTTTACAGAAGGGCATGATAGTAAGCAATGAACCTGGTTATTATGAAGACAACTCATTCGGCATTCGTATAGAG AATCTTCTTCTGGTAAAGGAGGTTAATTTGCCAAATTCGTTTGGTGGTGTCTCATACCTTGGTTTTGAGAAATTAACTTTTGTTCCAATTCAG AGCAAGCTTATTGACTTATCCTTGCTATCACCTTCGGAGATCAATTGGATCAACGAATATCATGAAGAAGTCTGGGAAAAG GTTTCTCCTTTGTTGAGTGGCGATTCTCTCGACTGGCTCCGGAAGAACACAAGACCTCTTTAG